AAAGAAGGGCTAATAATCATTAACTACAAATAAGATAAATGTACTATGGATTTACAGAGCTTTTTAGTATTTTGTTTACACTTATCCATTTCTATACACACGCCAGCCTTTTTAATTGTGGCCCCAAACTGGCCCCAATTACATTCTTTTTTATGCCTTATTTTGCATTATTAAATAAAATAAAAAAAGCCCAGAAACCTTGATTTAACAAGATTTCTAAGACTTTTAATACTACTCTTTGCAGAGCATCGAGATTAACGAGAGTAGAACTCTACGATTAACGCTTCGTTGATTTCAGCAGCTAATTCAGCGCGCTCTGGTAAGCGAGTGAAAGTAGCTGCTAATTTATCAGCATCGAAAGTTAAGTATTCTGGTACGAAGTTGTTAACTTCGATCGCTTCTTTAACAACAACAAGGTTGTTAGATTTTTCGCGAACGCTGATAGTTTGACCAGGTTTTACACGGTAAGATGGGATGTCTACGCGAGCACCATCAACCATGATGTGACCGTGGTTTACTAATTGGCGAGCTGCACGACGAGTGCGAGCTAAGCCCATGCGGTAAACTAGGTTGTCAAGACGAGCTTCAAGAAGAATCATGAAGTTTTCGCCGTGTTTACCTGGCATTTTACCTGCTTGGTCAAATGTGCGACGGAATTGACGCTCAGTCATGCCGTACATGTGACGAAGTTTTTGTTTCTCTTGTAATTGTAAACCGTATTCTGAAAGTTTCTTACGTTGGTTAGGACCGTGAGGACCTGGTGCGTAAGGGCGTTTTTCTAATTCTTTACCTGTGCCGCTTAGAGAGATTCCAAGACGACGAGACAGTTTCCAAGCTGGACCTGTATAACGAGCCATAGTTGACTCCTCCTTTAAGTGTTTTTATTTTCGTAAAATAAAAACAGACGTAATCGACATTTATGCGCATTTTGTTTTCATGTACCTTCGCTCCAGCAGCAGGGAGTTACGAGATACACCTCAAACGTGAGGAACAAAATACAAACGATAAACTCACATCACAAGGCTGCCTTTTTATTTTACACAAACGCTATTATATCTTTTGAATCTTATTTCGTCAAGTGAGTTCGTATTTTGTTTTATACATGTAAAGTTTGGAAATTACAAGAAGGAATTTAAAACAACATGAAAGAAAGGATAGCAACAGATAGAAAACGCTTACATAAAATAGAAACATAAGGGGGATGTTTGTATGAAAAAGAAACAGATAGAAACAGCGCTGATTCATCACGGGTATGATTCCAAGATGCATAAAGGGAGTTTAACGCCACCGCTATTTCAAACTTCAACGTATACATTTGAAACAGCGCAGCAAGGAGAAGCAAGTTTCGCTGGGCAGGATCCATCTTACATTTATTCAAGACTTGGAAATCCGACTGTGGAATTGTTTGAGGAGCGTATGGCTGTTTTAGAAGGAGGAGAATCGGCGTTAGCGTTCGGTTCTGGAATGGCCGCAATTTCGGCGACACTTCTCGCATTTTTACGTGCTGGAGATCATATCATTTGTTCAAACGGTTTGTATGGATGTACGTACGGTTTTTTAGAAGTGTTAGAAGAGAAGTTTATGATTACACATTCATTATGTGATATGGAAACAGAAGAAGAGATTCAGGCAAGTATGCGTCCAAATACAAAGTTGATATTTGTTGAAACGCCCATTAATCCGACAATGAAGCTCATCGATTTAGAAAAGGTTATTAAAGTGGCAAAACAAAATGAACTGCTTGTCATTGTCGATAATACATTTTGCTCGCCTTATTTACAAACGCCTCTTACACTCGGCTGTGATGTTGTTCTTCATAGTGCTACAAAATATATTGGCGGTCACGGTGATGTTGTTGCTGGTGTGACGGTTTGTAAAACGAAGGAGCTAACTGAACAAATTCGGCCGATTCGAAAAGATATTGGCGGAATTATGGCGCCTTTTGATGCATGGCTTTTGCTGCGTGGTTTAAAGACGTTAGCTGTACGAATGGACCGGCACTGTGATAATGCGGAAAAAGTCGTGGCCTTTTTGAAAAATCACGAAAGTGTTGAGGCAGTTTGGTATCCAGAAGGAGAAATAGCATTGTCTCAAATGAAGCGCGGAGGCGGTGTGATTTCATTTACGATTAAAGGTGGAAAAGAAGAAGCACAGGCATTCATGAATGAATTGCAATTTATTACAATTGCGGTGAGTCTTGGTGACACAGAGACGTTAGTGCAACATCCAGCAACGATGACGCACGCTGTCATTCCAGCGACAGTACGCCATGAAATGGGCATTTCTGATAATTTAATACGCTTATCTGTTGGATTAGAATCATGGGAGGATATTGTCTCGGATTTAGCGTACGCGTTCCAGAAGCAATCGAATGCATTTTCTCATGTGAATGGGGAATGAAAAAAATGAGCCATCGATTTACTAAATAGATGGCTCGCATCTTTTACATATGTTTTAGGAGCGTTTCCACAAACTTCTCTAAGTAGTGCTGATCCACTTCATCGAAA
This sequence is a window from Bacillus pseudomycoides DSM 12442. Protein-coding genes within it:
- the rpsD gene encoding 30S ribosomal protein S4, translated to MARYTGPAWKLSRRLGISLSGTGKELEKRPYAPGPHGPNQRKKLSEYGLQLQEKQKLRHMYGMTERQFRRTFDQAGKMPGKHGENFMILLEARLDNLVYRMGLARTRRAARQLVNHGHIMVDGARVDIPSYRVKPGQTISVREKSNNLVVVKEAIEVNNFVPEYLTFDADKLAATFTRLPERAELAAEINEALIVEFYSR
- the megL gene encoding methionine gamma-lyase; translation: MKKKQIETALIHHGYDSKMHKGSLTPPLFQTSTYTFETAQQGEASFAGQDPSYIYSRLGNPTVELFEERMAVLEGGESALAFGSGMAAISATLLAFLRAGDHIICSNGLYGCTYGFLEVLEEKFMITHSLCDMETEEEIQASMRPNTKLIFVETPINPTMKLIDLEKVIKVAKQNELLVIVDNTFCSPYLQTPLTLGCDVVLHSATKYIGGHGDVVAGVTVCKTKELTEQIRPIRKDIGGIMAPFDAWLLLRGLKTLAVRMDRHCDNAEKVVAFLKNHESVEAVWYPEGEIALSQMKRGGGVISFTIKGGKEEAQAFMNELQFITIAVSLGDTETLVQHPATMTHAVIPATVRHEMGISDNLIRLSVGLESWEDIVSDLAYAFQKQSNAFSHVNGE